One window of Camelina sativa cultivar DH55 chromosome 4, Cs, whole genome shotgun sequence genomic DNA carries:
- the LOC104780499 gene encoding uncharacterized protein LOC104780499 encodes MAHEPSSGFDHISDLGNKCVSDGITTGFGFIQESNNCSEQLSIDRNNPNLGIKDSEEDGEKLKFLCSYNGKIMPRPSDGVLRYVGGQTRIVTVKRNVGFDEFEQKMIEVYGQPVVVIKYQLPDEELDALVSVSCNEDIDNMMEEFDKLVERSSDGSSGKLRVFLFDASSSEVDDTFEVAEYGGDGVDIGQRFVEAVNGVVASKESVASGGSNPNSDFSGVDVVDSLGLGQTEFVATQTSCTFSPHTYVNTVPRLVPPDPRSSTYVLPMNVPADPFHSSQLETVSEQANASKIQQLPIATPSEHHSPVYVESRLEVLRQPDSVHSPNQFLPSTTSLLSQQPFQGSTLNVSSHQLFPAAHMTMAPLNAQIGVTPVLINPAMQTQETMLGNFPAERNVGIQKLVPFPTEPSYSAYQGTVAPGIPTSGYGGTQVPPSQHIVLPDRVLHQQVVMPESFQRVDDCQMCQTSLPHMHSDPTIRERNDGSTMFVPYVSSSYPASHPDDIVRIQQMDNLTGQQSFLNHSGHQDRDTLRTANVASAQVETIEPLLNEIVRDVPIKVQVSRQQQNPVDPSVAYGQYQPRGLMDNVNIHAPETYTNCQNFVSPVEKFGKEDIMGTSSQQTARNNMFLHDTSGQFPVSPNIGHTDSNETLTRVDVLPGHESQPNTSCAPTQSPLLGNPGLYLQSLVGGQQFGSLEAQSCNPVYGAVEPSFDAANLPSSLSSHPGAANLPSSLSSSVGGADVKESSSFFSNPGPWNLQTDSKEDTKPNLLSSFKGSEEEHIKQELQNVAEGVAASVLQSSTPSYHEPPINVEEYASDKGQFSRNDEIKHQSTHFKDIRNQLVERLYLGYSGSDSLDQLQIIKDIDLEELRELGSGTFGTVYHGKWRGTDVAIKRINDRCFAGKPSEQERMIDDFWNEAQNLAGLHHPNVVAFYGVVLDSPGGSVATVTEYMVNGSLRNALQKNVRNLDRRKRLLIAMDIAFGMEYLHGKNIVHFDLKSDNLLVNLRDPHRPICKVGDLGLSKVKCQTLISGGVRGTLPWMAPELLNGISSLVSEKVDVFSFGIVLWELFTGEEPYADLHYGAIIGGIVSNTLRPPIPDFCDMDWKLLMERCWSAEPSERPSFTVIVNELRSRGTTKLPSKEQVSTQGPQS; translated from the exons atGGCACATGAACCCAGTTCTGGGTTTGATCATATCTCTGATTTGGGTAATAAGTGTGTCTCTGATGGAATCACTACTGGGTTTGGGTTTATTCAAGAAAGTAACAACTGTAGTGAACAGTTAAGTATAGATAGGAACAATCCAAATCTTGGAATTAAAGATAGTGAAGAAGATGGGGAAAAGTTGAAGTTTTTGTGTAGCTACAATGGAAAGATAATGCCTCGACCAAGCGATGGGGTGTTACGATACGTTGGTGGTCAGACAAGGATCGTTACTGTTAAAAGAAACGTGGGATTTGATGAGTTTGAGCAGAAGATGATCGAGGTTTATGGTCAGCCTGTTGTTGTTATCAAGTACCAGCTTCCTGATGAGGAGCTTGATGCTTTGGTCTCTGTTTCTTGTAATGAGGATATTGATAATATGATGGAAGAGTTTGATAAGTTGGTGGAGAGATCTTCAGATGGGTCTTCTGGGAAGTTGAGAGtgtttttgtttgatgcttCTTCGTCTGAGGTTGATGATACTTTTGAAGTAGCGGAGTATGGTGGGGATGGAGTTGACATTGGGCAGAGATTTGTAGAGGCTGTGAATGGTGTTGTTGCGAGTAAGGAGAGTGTTGCTAGTGGTGGTTCTAATCCGAATTCTGATTTTAGTGGCGTGGACGTTGTTGATAGCTTGGGCCTTGGTCAGACTGAGTTTGTTGCAACCCAGACCTCGTGTACCTTTTCACCTCACACTTATGTGAATACTGTACCAAGACTTGTTCCTCCTGATCCGCGTTCGTCTACTTATGTTTTACCTATGAATGTTCCAGCTGATCCGTTTCATTCTTCTCAGCTCGAGACTGTTTCAGAGCAAGCAAACGCTAGTAAGATCCAGCAGCTACCCATAGCTACGCCATCTGAACATCATTCACCGGTGTATGTTGAATCTCGGTTAGAAGTTTTAAGACAACCAGATTCTGTTCATTCACCTAACCAGTTTCTGCCAAGTACTACCTCTTTGCTCTCCCAACAACCTTTTCAAGGAAGTACTTTGAATGTCTCATCACACCAGTTGTTTCCTGCTGCTCACATGACAATGGCTCCCTTGAATGCTCAGATTGGTGTCACACCAGTTTTGATTAACCCGGCAATGCAAACCCAAGAAACCATGTTGGGGAACTTTCCTGCTGAAAGAAATGTGGGGATTCAAAAGTTAGTCCCTTTTCCTACAGAGCCGAGCTACTCTGCATATCAAGGTACGGTTGCTCCTGGTATACCAACTAGCGGTTATGGTGGGACTCAGGTTCCACCATCTCAACATATTGTTCTCCCTGATAGAGTTTTGCATCAACAAGTAGTTATGCCTGAAAGTTTTCAAAGGGTAGATGATTGTCAAATGTGCCAGACTTCTTTGCCTCATATGCATTCTGATCCCACCATACGGGAGAGAAATGATGGCTCTACAATGTTTGTACCGTATGTGAGCTCATCTTACCCTGCTTCACATCCAGATGATATCGTCAGAATCCAACAGATGGATAATCTTACGGGTCAACAAAGCTTCCTCAATCATTCTGGTCATCAAGACAGAGATACTTTACGTACAGCCAATGTTGCGAGTGCTCAGGTCGAGACAATTGAACCTCTACTCAATGAGATTGTGAGAGATGTTCCGATAAAAGTTCAAGTATCTAGACAGCAGCAAAACCCTGTAGACCCTTCAGTAGCATATGGCCAATACCAACCAAGAGGATTGATGGATAATGTTAACATACATGCTCCTGAGACATATACCAATTGTCAGAATTTCGTCTCACCAGttgaaaaatttggaaaagaagatatTATGGGTACCAGTTCTCAACAAACGGCAAGGAATAATATGTTCCTACATGACACCTCTGGTCAATTTCCAGTAAGTCCAAACATTGGTCACACGGACTCAAATGAGACACTAACAAGAGTAGACGTTCTTCCAGGCCATGAATCTCAACCTAATACATCATGTGCGCCAACACAGTCACCCTTATTAGGTAATCCTGGTTTGTATCTACAATCATTGGTTGGAGGTCAGCAGTTCGGTTCTCTGGAAGCGCAGTCCTGCAACCCCGTATATGGCGCTGTTGAACCTTCCTTTGATGCTGCTAATTTACCATCGTCCTTATCATCACATCCTGGTGCTGCCAATTTACCATCATCCTTGTCATCTAGTGTTGGCGGTGCAGACGTCAAAGAGTCATCGTCATTTTTTAGCAACCCGGGCCCATGGAATTTGCAAACTGACTCAAAGGAGGATACCAAACCTAACCTACTTAGTTCTTTCAAAG GCTCGGAGGAGGAGCACATCAAACAAGAACTTCAGAATGTTGCTGAAGGAGTGGCTGCTTCTGTTTTACAATCAAGTACACCTTCATATCATGAACCTCCGATCAACGTGGAAGAGTATGCTTCTGATAAAGGTCAATTTTCACGTAATGATGAAATAAAACACCAGTCCACACACTTCAAG GATATCAGGAACCAGCTTGTCGAAAGATTGTACTTAGGATATTCTGGTTCTGATTCTCTGGATCAGTTGCAG ATTATAAAGGACATCGACCTTGAGGAATTGCGAGAACTAGGATCTGGCACATTTGGGACAGTTTATCATGGGAAATGGCGAGGCACTGATGTTGCAATCAAACGGATCAATGATCGATGTTTTGCTGGCAAACCATCTGAGCAAGAACGAATG ATCGATGACTTTTGGAACGAGGCACAGAACCTAGCTGGCTTGCATCATCCTAACGTCGTTGCTTTTTATGGGGTTGTGCTGGATTCACCTGGAGGTTCTGTGGCAACGGTTACAGAGTACATGGTTAATGGTTCTTTACGAAATGCATTGCAGAAGAATGTGAG GAATCTTGATAGGCGCAAGCGCCTGCTGATCGCGATGGATATTGCTTTTGGGATGGAGTATTTGCATGGAAAGAATATAGTACACTTTGATCTTAAAAGTGATAACCTACTCGTCAATCTCAGAGATCCTCATCGCCCAATTTGCAAG GTTGGGGATTTGGGTCTCTCGAAGGTAAAATGTCAGACATTAATATCGGGTGGTGTCCGAGGAACACTCCCATGGATGGCACCAGAACTTCTAAATGGAATCAGTAGCCTTGTTTCTGAGAAG GTTGATGTGTTTTCATTTGGAATTGTGCTCTGGGAACTCTTCACCGGTGAAGAACCTTACGCCGACTTGCACTACGGGGCGATCATAG GTGGTATAGTTAGTAATACGCTACGACCGCCAATTCCTGACTTCTGTGACATGGACTGGAAATTGCTGATGGAGAGATGTTGGTCTGCGGAACCATCAGAGAGGCCAAGCTTCACTGTGATCGTGAATGAACTACGGTCCAGGGGTACAACAAAGCTTCCTTCCAAAGAACAAGTCTCAACACAAGGACCACAATCTTAA
- the LOC104780502 gene encoding serine/threonine-protein kinase HT1-like → MDGEATSWIRRANFSHTICYRMISLESNPDRTSGLKRMPLSSPSDLKSLVGIISQPSLSSPSVVVGGGGTEIQRNPLTNKKRSVSPSPHMALPNSFQEAKSDIKRFSTPHPIRMESEKGIKAKDSSENKSFNLRPLSHSGPIRDLSTLKIQDRAKSKIDKRSSKSVDYRGSKVSSAGVLEEYLIDASKVSYGDRFTHGVYSQLYHGNYEGKAVALKIITAPENSDDRFLAARLEKQFTMEATLLSRLSHPNVVKFVGVSTGNCIITEYVPRGSLRSYLHKLEQRSLPLQQLIEFGLDIARGMEYIHSREIVHRDLKPENVLIEKDFHLKIADFGIACEEEYCDVLGDNTGTYRWMAPEVIRRIPHGRKCDVYSFGLILWEMVAGAVPYEEMTPFQAAFAVMHKNIRPVIPKDCPTAMKELIELCWSLQTNKRPEFWQIVKVLEQFKKSLTNEGRLTLLPSQICPELKKGPKFWIHKLGSIHHHHSGGGSTSTLGSALPKPKFA, encoded by the exons ATGGATGGAGAGGCTACTTCTTGGATTAGGAGAGCTAATTTCTCTCATACTATTTGTTACCGTATGATAAGCTTAGAATCAAATCCAGATAGGACTTCTGGATTGAAAAGAATGCCTCTGAGTTCACCTTCTGATTTGAAATCACTTGTTGGAATTATTTCACAGCCAAGTTTGAGCTCCCctagtgttgttgttggtggtggtggtactgAGATACAGAGGAATCCACTCACTAATAAGAAGAGGTCTGTTTCTCCCTCGCCTCATATGGCTCTTCCTAATTCTTTTCAGGAAGCCAAGTCTGATATTAAGAGGTTTTCTACTCCACATCCTATAAGAATGGAGTCAGAAAAGGGAATTAAGGCCAAGGATTCCTCTgaaaacaaatcttttaatCTACGGCCtttgtcacactctggtcctatTAGGGATCTTAGTACGTTGAAAATTCAAGACAGGGCAAAGAGTAAGATAGACAAGAGGTCTTCAAAGTCTGTTGACTATAGAGGCTCTAAAGTTAGTTCTGCAGGAGTGCTTGAAGAATACCTCATTGATGCGTCTAAGGTGTCTTATGGGGACAGGTTTACGCACGGGGTATATAGCCAGCTTTACCATGGAAACTATGAAGGCAAAGCTGTTGCTCTAAAGATTATCACAGCGCCTGAAAATAGCGACGACAGATTCTTGGCAGCTCGTTTAGAGAAACAGTTTACAATGGAAGCCACGCTTTTATCTCGACTTAGCCATCCGAACGTCGTTAAG TTTGTGGGAGTCAGTACTGGAAACTGTATCATCACGGAGTATGTACCTCGAGGGTCATTAAGATCATATCTGCACAAGCTCGAGCAGAGATCTCTTCCTTTGCAACAGCTAATCGAGTTTGGTCTAGATATTGCGAGAGGAATGGAGTATATTCACTCAAGAGAGATAGTTCATCGGGATCTTAAACCAGAGAACGTGTTGATCGAAAAAGACTTTCACTTGAAGATTGCTGACTTTGGCATAGCGTGCGAGGAGGAGTACTGTGATGTTTTGGGTGATAACACTGGAACTTATAGGTGGATGGCACCTGAAGTGATAAGACGGATACCACATGGAAGGAAGTGCGATGTTTATAGCTTTGGACTTATTTTATGGGAAATGGTAGCTGGAGCAGTTCCATACGAGGAGATGACTCCTTTCCAAGCTGCTTTCGCAGTCATGCACAAG AATATTAGGCCGGTGATACCAAAAGATTGTCCAACGGCTATGAAAGAGCTGATCGAGCTATGTTGGTCGTTGCAAACAAACAAGAGACCAGAATTTTGGCAGATTGTCAAAGTGTTGGAACAGTTTAAAAAGTCTCTTACAAACGAAGGAAGACTCACTCTTTTACCGAGCCAAATCTGTCCAGAACTAAAGAAAGGTCCCAAATTCTGGATTCATAAATTGGGATCAATCCATCATCACCACAGCGGTGGCGGCAGCACCAGCACCTTAGGCTCAGCCTTGCCTAAGCCTAAATTCGCTTGA
- the LOC104780500 gene encoding deoxyuridine 5'-triphosphate nucleotidohydrolase-like, translating to MAELRRLFLITTATTTTTRPQLKLGFLCNSLSKRFTTLRFPVSTMACVETKINNGSDAVNEPSPKIQKLDRNGIHHGDSSSTPFFKVKKLSEKAVLPTRGSSLSAGYDLSSAADSKVPARGKALIPTDLSIAVPEGTYARIAPRSGLAWKHSIDVGAGVIDADYRGPVGVILFNHSDVEFDVKLGDRIAQLIIEKIVTPDVVEVQDLDDTVRGEGGFGSTGV from the coding sequence ATGGCGGAACTACGACGCCTCTTCCTCATCACCACCGCCACCACAACTACAACTCGACCTCaattgaaattagggtttctctgCAACTCTTTAAGCAAACGCTTCACCACACTTCGCTTCCCAGTTTCAACAATGGCCTGTGTCGAGACGAAGATCAACAACGGTTCCGACGCCGTCAACGAACCATCACCTAAAATCCAAAAGCTCGATCGAAACGGAATCCATCATGGAGATTCTTCATCAACACCATTCTTCAAAGTGAAGAAACTCTCAGAGAAAGCTGTTTTACCAACAAGAGGCTCATCTCTCTCCGCTGGATACGATCTCTCAAGCGCGGCTGATTCGAAAGTCCCGGCGCGAGGTAAAGCGCTTATCCCGACGGATCTAAGCATCGCTGTTCCCGAAGGAACTTACGCGAGGATCGCTCCGAGATCTGGTTTGGCTTGGAAACATTCGATTGATGTTGGAGCTGGTGTGATTGATGCTGATTACAGAGGACCTGTTGGTGTGATTTTGTTCAATCATTCTGATGTTGAGTTTGATGTGAAGTTGGGTGATCGAATCGCTCAGTTGATTATTGAGAAGATTGTGACTCCTGATGTTGTAGAGGTTCAAGATTTGGATGATACGGTTCGTGGTGAAGGTGGTTTTGGTTCTACCGGCGTCTGA
- the LOC104780503 gene encoding transcription termination factor MTERF2, chloroplastic-like, translating to MRNILVLKELGVPHKLLFSLLISSSQPVYGKEKFEGTLKKVVDMGFDPAKAKFVEALRVVYEMSDKTIEEKVNVYKRLGLSEVEIWAIFKKWPFFLKFSENKIIQTFETLKKCGLVKEEVLLVLKTRPQCIRASEKKILDSIQTFLDLGFSRDEFKLMVMRYPNCTAYSAEMMKKKFEVLVKKMNWPLEAVVLFPAVLGYSLEKRIVPRCNVIKALMSKGLIGSENPPISSVLVCTDHIFLNRYVMKHNKLVPKLMAIFTRDRVS from the exons ATGCGAAATatattggttttgaaagaattGGGAGTGCCTCACAAGTTGTTGTTTTCATTGCTCATCTCTAGTTCTCAACCTGTTTATGGTAAAGAGAAGTTTGAAGGAACACTCAAGAAAGTTGTTGATATGGGTTTTGATCCAGCCAAAGCTAAATTCGTGGAAGCTTTGCGTGTAGTCTACGAGATGAGCGACAAAACCATAGAAGAGAAAGTCAATGTCTATAAAAGGTTAGGCTTAAGTGAAGTGGAGATATGGGCAATTTTCAAGAAGTGGCctttctttttgaaattctccGAGAATAAGATTATTCAGACGTTTGAAACACTGAAGAAGTGTGGTCTGGTGAAGGAAGAGGTCCTTTTGGTGTTGAAGACTCGTCCACAATGCATACGAGCttcagagaagaagatattgGACTCTATTCAAACATTTCTAGACTTAGGGTTCAGTAGAGATGAGTTCAAGTTGATGGTTATGCGATATCCTAACTGCACTGCGTATTCTgcagagatgatgaagaagaagtttgag gtTTTGGTGAAGAAAATGAATTGGCCACTAGAGGCTGTGGTTTTGTTCCCTGCGGTACTTGGATACAGCCTGGAGAAGAGGATTGTGCCGAGGTGTAATGTAATCAAAGCTCTCATGTCAAAGGGATTGATTGGAAGTGAAAACCCTCCGATTTCATCTGTCTTGGTGTGTACTGATCACATATTCTTGAACAGATACGTGATGAAGCACAACAAGCTTGTTCCTAAGCTTATGGCTATCTTCACGAGAGATCGTGTCTCGTAG